The following coding sequences are from one Helicoverpa armigera isolate CAAS_96S chromosome 2, ASM3070526v1, whole genome shotgun sequence window:
- the LOC110378233 gene encoding ionotropic receptor 75a, with translation MIWYQILLVLILPYIVFGLDQNTLKFGTEYFKHRDVKFVCLLTCEKYSTWALQYSKSASILNIAASETSIIRSKVNYNRVENCLRRKTYGLGVIIDTNCEMAEDVLYFASQNMWLDSHHKWLLIDDDEAKLEVYNNTDTENVLFEDRNTTLIDILSNLNISVDADIVVAENGNTSYNLYEVYNYGKIQGGNLIVNEIGVWTHENGFNLNINLNGYKYYRRWDFQNISMRMILVVQRASKNFDLESLTGPEPVPGVAMITQTPTDILYIVAKIHNIRYVSTITDRWIGSYEKNSSKVVSTSLYFREQDVSPVIRGLSTVYERIDVINPPLTSIETRYYYRIPTMGPGKFENQFLRPLSTTAWWSVIGVSTLCAGLLLLSALLEQRPSSVQYAVFSVVASLCQQFFQDIDDSGTKRISTARKVTILVTGLSCVLLYNYYTSSVVSWLLNGPPPSINSLKELLESPLELIYEDIGYTRSWLQSPSYYFNKRNAPIEDELRQKKVFNKKKNAPLLEPLVQGIKMVQKGGYAYHTEVNSANALISRTFSQSELCELGSLQSMEKTLLHPCLQKHSPYKEFMTWSLMRLSEQGIVSCIQIRRSSFEVKCEGSSPRALALGGAAPAFILLLGGYMLATVIMLIERLVFKMKHENLVK, from the exons ATGATTTGGTATCAAATATTATTAGTGTTAATACTCCCTTATATAGTTTTTGGTTTAGACCAAAATACTCTGAAGTTTGGtactgaatattttaaacacagagatgttaagtttgtatgtttgttgaCATGTGAAAAGTACAGTACTT GGGCGCTTCAATATTCAAAATCCGCATCAATATTAAACATAGCCGCATCAGAAACATCTATTATCCGTTCTAAAGTGAATTACAATAGAGTTGAAAATTGCTTGCGTCGCAAAACGTATGGTCTTGGAGTCATTATTGATACTAATTGTGAGATGGCTGAAgatgttttgtatttt GCATCCCAAAATATGTGGTTAGACTCGCATCATAAATGGCTCCTTATTGACGATGATGAAGCTAAACTTgaagtatataataatactGATACCGAGAATGTTCTCTTCGAAGATCGTAATACAACACTGATTGATATACTTAGTAACCTGAATATTAGTGTGGATGCTGATATTGTGGTTGCTGAGAATG gtaacACCAGTTACAATCTATACGAAGTTTACAACTATGGCAAAATTCAAGGTGGTAATTTGATTGTAAACGAAATTGGTGTCTGGACTCATGAAAACggatttaatttgaatattaatctaaATGGATACAAATATTATCGACGGTGGGATTTCCAGAATATATCTATGAGGATGATTTTGGTT GTTCAAAGAGCCTCAAAGAACTTCGATCTGGAATCGCTAACGGGTCCGGAACCAGTTCCTGGAGTGGCAATGATTACTCAAACGCCTACAGacatattatacatagttgccaaaatacataatatcag atATGTTTCCACAATTACCGATAGATGGATTGGAAGCTATGAAAAGAACAGCTCAAAG GTAGTTTCCACCTCTTTATACTTTCGAGAACAGGATGTGTCACCGGTCATACGTGGTCTGTCCACAGTCTACGAGAGAATCGACGTGATAAATCCACCTCTAACATCTATTGA AACACGATATTACTACCGTATACCAACAATGGGTCCTGGAAAGTTCGAGAACCAATTCCTAAGACCACTCAGTACCACAGCATGGTGGAGTGTCATTGGTGTCTCCACACTATGCGCTGGTCTCCTACTACTGTCAGCATTGTTAGAACAACGTCCATCGTCAGTTCAGTATGCCGTGTTTTCTGTGGTCGCTTCTTTATGTCAGCAAT TCTTCCAAGACATCGATGATAGTGGTACAAAGAGAATTTCTACAG CTCGTAAGGTGACAATCCTGGTGACCGGTCTCTCGTGCGTACTGCTTTACAACTACTACACCAGTTCCGTGGTGAGCTGGCTGCTGAACGGTCCTCCACCTTCCATCAACTCCTTAAAGGAACTCCTGGAAAGTCCACTGGAGCTCATCTATGAGGATATTGGATATACCAGGTCTTGGTTACAG TCGCCATCATACTACTTTAACAAAAGGAACGCGCCCATTGAAGATGAACTGCGTCAAAAGAAAGTgttcaataaaaagaaaaatgctcCTCTACTAGAGCCTTTGGTTCAAGGGATCAAAATGGTGCAAAAAGGAG GCTACGCTTATCACACAGAAGTGAACAGCGCTAACGCATTGATATCACGAACGTTTTCACAAAGCGAGCTGTGTGAGCTGGGCTCCTTGCAGTCAATGGAGAAGACCTTGCTGCATCCGTGTCTGCAGAAACATAGCCCTTATAAGGAGTTTATGACTTGGAG TCTGATGCGTCTATCAGAGCAGGGCATAGTCTCCTGCATACAGATCCGCAGATCATCGTTTGAAGTTAAATGTGAGGGCAGTTCTCCTCGAGCCCTGGCTTTGGGAGGAGCAGCACCAGCTTTCATACTCCTCCTGGGAGGGTACATGCTGGCTACTGTTATTATGCTTATTGAGAG ATTAGTGTTCAAAATGAAACATGAAAATCTTGTGAAGTAG